A stretch of the Thiomicrorhabdus xiamenensis genome encodes the following:
- a CDS encoding YcgL domain-containing protein, which yields MQAIKVSAYRSPKKEELYLFVPHEDGLEKLPKELLVMFGEPQHVIDFDLSPDRKMAREDAAEVYQSVTTKGFFMQMPPTEVEKISDYAPPPENLDNIY from the coding sequence ATGCAAGCAATAAAAGTTTCTGCGTACCGCAGCCCAAAAAAAGAGGAGCTTTACCTCTTTGTTCCGCATGAGGATGGACTCGAGAAACTGCCTAAAGAACTTTTAGTAATGTTCGGCGAGCCGCAGCATGTCATTGACTTTGACCTGAGCCCGGATCGCAAAATGGCGCGTGAAGATGCCGCCGAAGTTTATCAATCGGTAACCACCAAAGGCTTCTTTATGCAGATGCCCCCTACGGAAGTCGAAAAAATCAGCGACTACGCACCACCTCCGGAAAACCTGGACAATATTTATTAA
- a CDS encoding NAD(P)H-binding protein, whose translation MLGNQVTVFGGTGFVGRAVVNQLSKAGYQTQVVVRRPERFREFALYPQTKLVQLDSYDNAEALAALLKGSKIVINLIADRSTGTELVEKDDLDYVSLKLKTAMESAGVERVLSLSRIGASTEQDSHCWLGSLAELDNHMNTVANAKVTVFKAGLLIGEDDDTTAPFVKQLQRMPVLMVANSSTEVQPLWVRDFAEAMVASIKNPATFGHKLEVAGNEAMSLKQLGRLVAEKMQIEDAVVFPMCNLNARIMAALGGLAPFQSVNKSQLLTLKKDAVTDQSFAELFGFEPASIEWVIAGYAAPKHLRERYNSYRKYANRD comes from the coding sequence ATGTTAGGAAATCAAGTCACCGTCTTTGGCGGCACAGGGTTTGTTGGTCGTGCGGTGGTGAATCAGCTTTCGAAAGCAGGCTACCAGACACAGGTCGTGGTTCGCCGTCCGGAGCGTTTCCGCGAGTTTGCTCTTTATCCGCAAACCAAGCTTGTTCAGCTGGATTCGTATGATAATGCCGAGGCGCTGGCAGCGCTGTTGAAGGGCTCGAAAATCGTTATTAATCTGATTGCTGATCGTTCTACCGGCACCGAATTGGTGGAAAAGGACGATCTTGATTATGTCTCGCTTAAGCTGAAAACCGCTATGGAGAGCGCCGGAGTCGAGCGTGTTCTGAGCTTGTCGCGTATCGGTGCGAGCACCGAGCAGGACAGCCACTGCTGGCTGGGTTCGCTGGCCGAACTGGACAACCATATGAATACTGTGGCAAATGCCAAGGTTACCGTCTTCAAAGCCGGTCTGTTGATCGGTGAAGATGACGATACGACCGCGCCGTTTGTCAAACAGCTGCAACGCATGCCGGTGCTGATGGTTGCAAATTCGAGCACCGAAGTTCAGCCTCTATGGGTTCGGGATTTTGCCGAAGCGATGGTCGCGTCGATCAAAAATCCGGCTACCTTCGGTCACAAGTTGGAAGTCGCCGGTAATGAAGCGATGAGTTTGAAACAACTGGGTCGCCTGGTTGCCGAAAAAATGCAGATCGAAGATGCGGTGGTTTTCCCGATGTGTAATCTGAATGCCAGAATTATGGCGGCTTTGGGCGGATTGGCTCCGTTCCAGTCGGTGAACAAGTCGCAGTTGCTGACCTTGAAGAAAGATGCGGTGACCGATCAGTCGTTTGCCGAGCTTTTCGGTTTCGAACCGGCCAGCATTGAGTGGGTGATTGCCGGTTACGCCGCGCCAAAACATCTGCGCGAACGCTATAATAGCTACCGTAAGTACGCGAATCGTGATTGA
- a CDS encoding SMP-30/gluconolactonase/LRE family protein codes for MKRLWLGLLCGCFSLTANADMTVENVGFATPESVEYSVKTDRYYVANINGSPFGKDNNGFISLLNPQGEVEQLKWVEGGKHGVVLNAPKGMVAIGNRLYVADIDRVRIFSLPEGKPLLEIPVPDASFLNGVTPASQGGVWVTDSGVKEGFKPNGKDAIYHISPQGELTTLVKDMDLGRPNGILEKNDELLMVTIGSGEVHHFDLKGKLLRSEKMPFNRLDGLIEDVTGKVIFSSWTAKAVLQWQDGEAPKALFENMQSPADLGLDSQRNRVLIPSFMENKVWIRDLQD; via the coding sequence ATGAAACGATTATGGCTTGGCTTGCTTTGTGGCTGTTTTTCGCTGACGGCGAATGCCGATATGACCGTTGAAAATGTCGGTTTCGCGACGCCGGAGTCTGTCGAGTATTCGGTTAAGACGGATCGTTATTATGTTGCCAATATTAACGGCAGTCCGTTCGGCAAGGATAATAACGGCTTTATTTCCTTGCTGAATCCTCAGGGGGAAGTAGAGCAGTTGAAATGGGTTGAAGGCGGAAAGCATGGTGTGGTTTTGAATGCGCCAAAAGGGATGGTGGCGATCGGTAACCGTCTGTATGTGGCCGATATCGACCGGGTGCGTATTTTCTCTTTGCCGGAAGGTAAGCCGTTGCTGGAAATCCCGGTACCGGACGCCAGCTTTCTGAATGGTGTAACGCCGGCCTCGCAAGGCGGTGTCTGGGTGACCGACAGCGGTGTCAAGGAAGGCTTTAAGCCGAACGGTAAGGATGCCATTTACCATATCAGCCCGCAAGGCGAGTTGACGACTCTGGTCAAGGATATGGATCTGGGGCGTCCGAACGGTATTTTGGAAAAGAATGACGAATTGTTGATGGTGACCATCGGTAGCGGGGAGGTGCACCACTTCGATCTTAAAGGAAAGCTGTTGCGCAGCGAAAAAATGCCTTTCAACCGTCTGGACGGGCTGATTGAAGATGTCACCGGGAAAGTGATTTTTTCAAGCTGGACCGCCAAGGCCGTGCTGCAGTGGCAGGACGGAGAGGCACCGAAAGCGTTGTTTGAGAATATGCAGTCGCCAGCCGATCTGGGGCTGGACAGCCAGCGCAACCGAGTGTTGATTCCGTCATTTATGGAGAACAAAGTTTGGATCAGAGATCTGCAGGATTAA
- a CDS encoding DMT family transporter produces the protein MKYWLFLALATVAEVFATSALKASDGFTRLGPTLVVVIGYAIAFYFLSLSLKQIPLGIAYAVWAGLGIVLIAVIGWWLYDQKLDPAAMLGIALILAGVMVINLFSRSSGH, from the coding sequence ATGAAATACTGGCTTTTTTTGGCTTTGGCGACGGTGGCGGAAGTTTTTGCCACTTCGGCACTGAAAGCCAGTGACGGCTTTACCCGTTTAGGGCCTACGCTAGTGGTTGTCATCGGTTATGCAATCGCCTTCTATTTCCTTTCGCTGAGTCTGAAACAGATTCCGCTCGGGATTGCCTACGCAGTCTGGGCAGGGCTGGGGATTGTCCTGATTGCCGTGATCGGCTGGTGGCTGTACGATCAGAAACTGGATCCGGCGGCGATGCTGGGCATCGCTTTGATTCTCGCCGGTGTGATGGTGATTAATCTCTTTTCGAGAAGCTCCGGGCACTAA
- a CDS encoding cation:proton antiporter: MLLLFTLILSVVLLARFFEERFRVPFALSSIFLAYLANFVFDLQTFGDFFPEIVYLMLPIILIPDVLGVSRSELKNNLVAITYLSLIAVILSIAMAIGITYLVLPEYYFAVGVLLALFAPLMATDVVSVTSIFGHFKLPVKLKLYAEGESLFNDITAMMIFFFVALPLISGHDFAFSQFTLNFGKMLFESVLIGLAVGLMGYYAFKFFSDSVEQFLSLYIMASMAFLVSEHQGVSGIMGVVVTILLFKYLFDKEGHYKKLDASSLYGFLNSESASEVNFRAYRKEAHYLGFFANGVIFVAIASVVDLQLLWKYHLEILLVFVLTTLIRFLMISPLIWWKKHPFRWSGALTLAGMKGGLAVIMVFALPEDFIYREAFMAIVLGVVMLSMFVYTGLLVPFLKYYAAGFALDKADDRHHYSDQEAKEQLKKILQKDSKTQAYNALVFEELVEKEMARSQRHLEPFALLAFETEDVKLIKHKVLPFLRKSDYFGKLGPQRYAILATYSDIDAATIFAHKLKDRLGDLHIAVAEYATGDTLEMLYDKLETAFHSRKPIDIEI, from the coding sequence ATGCTGCTGTTATTTACCCTGATTCTTTCAGTGGTGCTGCTGGCACGCTTTTTTGAAGAGCGTTTCAGGGTTCCCTTTGCCTTAAGCTCGATTTTTTTAGCCTATCTGGCCAATTTTGTCTTCGATCTTCAGACGTTTGGCGACTTTTTCCCCGAAATCGTCTATCTGATGCTGCCGATTATTCTGATTCCTGACGTTCTGGGAGTGTCGCGCAGTGAATTGAAAAACAATCTGGTGGCCATTACCTATCTGTCGCTGATTGCGGTCATTCTTTCGATCGCAATGGCGATCGGCATCACCTATCTGGTGCTGCCGGAATATTATTTTGCGGTCGGCGTTCTGCTGGCGCTATTCGCCCCTTTAATGGCGACCGACGTCGTTTCGGTGACTTCGATTTTCGGACATTTCAAGCTGCCGGTAAAACTCAAGCTGTATGCCGAGGGAGAGAGTCTGTTCAACGATATTACTGCGATGATGATCTTCTTCTTTGTCGCATTGCCGTTGATATCGGGCCATGATTTCGCTTTTTCACAGTTCACACTGAATTTCGGCAAGATGCTGTTTGAGTCGGTGCTGATCGGGCTGGCGGTCGGCTTGATGGGCTATTATGCGTTCAAGTTTTTCTCCGACAGTGTCGAACAGTTCCTTTCGCTGTATATCATGGCCAGTATGGCGTTTCTGGTCAGCGAGCATCAGGGGGTCTCCGGGATTATGGGCGTTGTGGTCACCATTCTGTTGTTCAAATATCTGTTCGACAAGGAAGGTCACTATAAAAAGTTGGATGCTTCGTCGTTGTATGGTTTTCTGAACAGCGAAAGTGCTTCCGAGGTCAATTTCCGCGCCTATCGAAAAGAGGCGCACTATCTCGGCTTCTTTGCCAACGGGGTGATTTTTGTCGCTATTGCCAGTGTGGTCGATTTGCAGCTGCTGTGGAAATATCATCTGGAAATTCTGCTGGTCTTTGTTTTGACGACATTGATTCGCTTTTTGATGATTTCGCCGCTGATCTGGTGGAAGAAACATCCTTTTCGCTGGTCCGGCGCATTGACGCTGGCCGGAATGAAAGGCGGGCTGGCAGTGATTATGGTCTTTGCTCTGCCCGAAGATTTTATCTATCGGGAGGCTTTTATGGCGATCGTTCTCGGGGTAGTGATGCTCTCGATGTTCGTCTATACCGGCTTGTTGGTTCCCTTTCTGAAATATTATGCGGCCGGTTTCGCACTCGACAAAGCGGACGACCGGCATCACTATTCTGACCAGGAAGCTAAAGAGCAATTGAAGAAAATTCTGCAGAAAGACAGTAAGACGCAGGCTTATAATGCCCTGGTATTCGAGGAGCTGGTCGAAAAGGAGATGGCGCGCTCGCAACGCCATCTGGAACCGTTTGCACTTTTGGCGTTTGAGACCGAGGACGTCAAACTGATTAAACATAAAGTGCTGCCCTTTTTGAGGAAGTCGGATTATTTCGGCAAACTTGGTCCTCAGCGGTACGCCATTTTGGCCACTTACTCGGATATTGATGCTGCGACCATCTTTGCCCATAAGCTTAAGGATCGTTTGGGGGATTTGCATATTGCCGTGGCCGAATATGCCACCGGCGATACGCTGGAGATGCTCTATGATAAGCTCGAGACCGCTTTTCACAGCCGTAAGCCGATCGATATCGAGATCTGA
- a CDS encoding LysE family translocator produces MLPPEILIPFIVASALLSIAPGPDNLYVLTQSALSGAKNGLIITLGLCTGLIVHTTLVAVGVAALIQASPAAFTVLKVIGALYLLYLAWQILSSPAARLSGSKTQSLTPFQLYRRGILMNISNPKILVFFLAFLPQFALPQNGPLMPQLFLLGALFIVVGFSIFSAIAFLSGRLGDWLKHSPRAQLYLHRIAGAVFIALAINLLAAQV; encoded by the coding sequence TTGCTACCACCAGAGATATTGATTCCTTTCATTGTCGCTTCGGCCCTGCTCAGCATCGCGCCCGGCCCCGATAATTTGTATGTCCTGACCCAATCGGCGCTTTCCGGGGCGAAAAACGGCTTAATCATTACCCTTGGACTGTGTACAGGACTGATTGTACATACCACACTGGTTGCCGTCGGCGTGGCGGCGTTGATACAAGCGTCCCCGGCCGCTTTTACGGTATTAAAAGTTATCGGTGCGCTCTACCTTCTCTATCTCGCCTGGCAGATTTTATCCTCTCCGGCCGCAAGACTTTCCGGCAGCAAAACGCAGTCGCTAACGCCGTTTCAACTGTACCGTCGCGGCATATTAATGAACATTTCCAACCCGAAAATTCTGGTCTTTTTTCTGGCCTTCCTGCCGCAGTTCGCTTTGCCGCAAAACGGGCCGCTTATGCCGCAACTCTTTCTGCTCGGCGCGCTCTTTATTGTGGTCGGATTTAGCATTTTCAGCGCCATTGCATTCTTATCCGGAAGACTGGGAGACTGGCTCAAACACTCCCCCAGAGCGCAGCTCTATTTGCACCGCATCGCCGGCGCGGTATTTATCGCTCTGGCGATTAATCTTCTCGCCGCGCAGGTATAG
- a CDS encoding multifunctional CCA addition/repair protein: MQVYLVGGAVRDALLGIEVYDRDWVVVGATPEAMLGKGFEQVGKDFPVFLHPQTHEEYALARTERKQGSGYHGFEVFADPSVTLEDDLIRRDLTINAMARSEDGAIIDPYGGQKDLQARVLRHVSPAFSEDPLRVLRVARFAAKLAPFGFELAEETRELMSAMTASGELAELTPERVWQEVVKVLNSPQPSRFFEVLDAVGATEVLFPELNALHGVTQPEKHHPEGDVWIHTMMVLEAACRLSGDLSVRFAALVHDLGKGITPKELWPKHHGHEAAGIPLVKALCQRYRVPKKIEQFALKVTEYHGLIHNGLDKDAKPYLKPKTYHKVLQNCGAYKDAESFEKILIACMADARGRLGFEETPYPQKAFWLEVLAAASQVDNQAIIAQGYQGKEIAEQIEKTRIHNISQLIRNENRV; the protein is encoded by the coding sequence ATGCAGGTTTATCTGGTCGGCGGCGCGGTCCGTGATGCGCTATTGGGGATAGAGGTTTATGATCGTGACTGGGTCGTCGTCGGAGCGACGCCAGAGGCGATGCTTGGTAAAGGCTTTGAACAGGTCGGAAAGGATTTTCCGGTTTTTCTGCATCCGCAAACGCATGAAGAATATGCACTGGCGCGTACTGAGCGTAAGCAGGGCAGCGGTTATCACGGCTTTGAGGTGTTTGCCGATCCTTCGGTGACGTTAGAGGATGATCTGATCCGCCGCGATCTGACGATTAATGCTATGGCTCGCAGTGAGGATGGCGCGATTATCGATCCTTACGGCGGACAGAAGGACCTTCAGGCGCGGGTTCTGCGTCATGTCTCTCCGGCTTTCAGCGAAGATCCTTTGCGAGTATTGAGAGTGGCGCGTTTTGCCGCGAAATTGGCGCCTTTCGGCTTTGAACTGGCCGAGGAGACTCGAGAGCTTATGAGTGCCATGACCGCCAGCGGCGAATTAGCCGAATTGACGCCGGAGCGTGTCTGGCAGGAAGTGGTTAAGGTCTTGAATTCGCCGCAGCCAAGCCGTTTTTTCGAGGTACTCGACGCTGTCGGAGCCACCGAGGTGCTTTTTCCGGAACTGAATGCGCTGCACGGCGTGACACAGCCGGAGAAACATCACCCGGAAGGGGATGTCTGGATTCATACTATGATGGTGCTGGAAGCGGCGTGCCGGTTAAGCGGTGATCTGTCGGTGCGTTTTGCCGCCCTGGTACATGATCTCGGTAAAGGGATCACGCCAAAAGAGCTGTGGCCGAAACATCACGGTCATGAGGCGGCCGGTATCCCGCTGGTTAAGGCGTTATGCCAACGTTATCGCGTGCCGAAAAAGATCGAACAGTTTGCGCTTAAGGTAACCGAATACCACGGTCTGATTCATAACGGGCTGGACAAGGACGCTAAACCTTACCTGAAACCGAAAACCTATCATAAGGTTTTGCAGAACTGCGGCGCCTATAAAGACGCGGAAAGCTTCGAGAAAATCCTTATCGCCTGTATGGCGGATGCGCGCGGACGTTTGGGTTTTGAGGAGACGCCTTATCCGCAGAAGGCCTTCTGGCTGGAAGTGTTGGCAGCGGCTTCGCAAGTCGATAATCAGGCGATTATCGCGCAAGGGTATCAAGGTAAAGAGATTGCCGAACAGATCGAAAAGACGCGGATTCATAATATCTCTCAATTGATTCGCAACGAAAATCGGGTTTAA
- a CDS encoding superoxide dismutase, with the protein MAFTLPDLPYDYDALEVSIDARTMEIHHTKHHNTYITNLNNAIADTEYADKSLEELVKNAGSISPAVRNNGGGHWNHAFFWEIMTGDSMGTPSGALADDINATFGSLDAMKEKFNTAGATRFGSGWAWLTVSADGKLEISSTPNQDNPLMDVAETKGTPILGLDVWEHAYYLRYQNLRPAYMQAWWDVVNWNKVEELYTAAKK; encoded by the coding sequence ATGGCATTTACGCTACCGGATCTACCTTATGATTACGATGCGCTGGAAGTCTCTATCGACGCGCGTACCATGGAAATTCACCACACCAAACACCACAATACGTACATCACTAATCTGAACAACGCCATTGCAGATACCGAATATGCGGACAAGTCTCTGGAAGAACTGGTTAAGAATGCCGGATCAATTTCTCCTGCGGTGCGTAACAACGGTGGTGGTCACTGGAACCACGCTTTCTTCTGGGAAATCATGACCGGCGACAGCATGGGCACACCAAGCGGCGCTTTGGCTGACGACATCAACGCGACTTTCGGTAGCCTTGATGCGATGAAAGAAAAATTCAACACCGCCGGTGCAACCCGCTTCGGTTCAGGCTGGGCTTGGCTAACCGTTTCTGCAGACGGCAAACTGGAAATCTCTTCTACGCCAAATCAGGACAACCCGCTAATGGACGTTGCCGAAACCAAAGGGACGCCTATTCTTGGTCTTGACGTTTGGGAACACGCTTACTACCTGCGTTACCAGAACCTGCGCCCTGCATACATGCAAGCGTGGTGGGATGTCGTCAACTGGAACAAGGTTGAAGAGCTGTACACTGCCGCTAAGAAGTAA
- a CDS encoding thioredoxin family protein, which translates to MVSLTTPVCDFDQPAIDFNLSDVDGQVWTLEKAKGENGLLVVFMCNHCPYIKAILPRLVEDARILKEDFGVNTIAIMSNDQTLYEEDSDENMKRVSEEMNFSFPYVMDKSQGVAKDYGAVCTPDFFGYNKYLKLQYRGRFDASRKDAAPEGSRRDLFQAMKEVAETGKGPLEQVPSMGCSIKWKDENN; encoded by the coding sequence ATGGTTAGTTTGACCACGCCGGTTTGCGACTTCGACCAGCCGGCCATCGATTTCAATCTTTCTGACGTAGATGGCCAGGTTTGGACGCTTGAGAAAGCCAAAGGCGAAAATGGCCTTTTGGTGGTTTTCATGTGCAATCACTGTCCGTACATAAAAGCGATCCTTCCAAGACTGGTTGAGGATGCCAGAATATTAAAAGAGGATTTTGGGGTTAACACCATTGCAATAATGTCAAATGACCAAACTCTTTATGAGGAAGATTCGGACGAAAATATGAAGAGAGTTTCTGAGGAAATGAATTTTTCTTTTCCATACGTTATGGATAAATCACAAGGAGTCGCCAAAGATTATGGTGCCGTCTGCACTCCCGATTTTTTTGGATACAATAAGTATTTAAAGCTTCAGTATCGTGGTCGTTTCGATGCTTCACGAAAAGACGCTGCGCCAGAAGGCTCTAGAAGAGATTTGTTTCAAGCCATGAAGGAAGTCGCTGAAACCGGTAAAGGGCCATTAGAACAAGTTCCATCTATGGGATGTTCAATTAAGTGGAAAGATGAAAACAATTAA